One genomic segment of Alphaproteobacteria bacterium includes these proteins:
- a CDS encoding iron ABC transporter permease has product MTVAVQLPTSTPVLPRGLWRWGRPLGMTALVLILGFLSLYPMAMLLYGSLHSAPPGVAGEFNLDGYIGLLTARNAQILLDTVLLSFVKTILAVALAILLAWIVARTDTPARGTLEILITLPFFIPPILTATAWAMLGNAQVGTINLAWRWLSGSDSTLVDVYSWGGVVWHMMQYSTPFMFLFIVDAFRAMDPALEESSRMSGASRWQTFWRITFGLMLPVTTSAFILSFIRGIESFESPVFFGTPAGITVITTEIYDAITQRAQPDYQSATALSFAALGLMFLLLLGQSRLLGGRSFATVTGKGYAPNVTRLGWMRWVTFGICVLFFLLTVALPVGQLILSSFFRFFGFYQADMLTFDHYRSVWGNETFWRAMGNTLLLGFLGATATMTLGGIVAYVTTRTKWRGRRLIDALAWLPWMMPGMVLGIGFLWGFATLPHGIPIYGTLLALLLAYVALGTPIAVRVTSAAYQQIATDIEECSRVHGANWWQTLGRILVALAWPAFAVGWVLIFFGIMRELSASILLYAPGTEVLSVVMLKMWVGGKPEEVSVIGLVMLVMVVVFRWVQLKVIKKRISTL; this is encoded by the coding sequence ATGACCGTCGCCGTCCAGCTGCCCACCTCAACCCCCGTGCTGCCGCGCGGCCTGTGGCGTTGGGGACGGCCGCTGGGCATGACGGCGCTGGTGCTGATTCTCGGCTTCCTGTCGCTCTATCCGATGGCGATGCTGCTCTACGGCAGCCTGCATTCGGCGCCGCCGGGCGTCGCCGGTGAGTTCAATCTCGACGGCTACATCGGGCTGCTGACGGCGCGCAACGCGCAGATCCTGCTCGACACCGTCCTGCTGTCCTTCGTCAAGACGATCCTCGCCGTGGCGCTCGCCATCCTGCTGGCGTGGATCGTGGCGCGCACAGACACGCCGGCGCGCGGCACGCTCGAGATCCTGATCACCCTGCCGTTCTTCATCCCGCCGATCCTGACGGCGACGGCGTGGGCGATGCTGGGCAACGCCCAGGTCGGCACCATCAACCTCGCCTGGCGCTGGCTGAGCGGCTCCGACAGCACGCTGGTCGACGTCTATTCCTGGGGCGGCGTCGTCTGGCACATGATGCAGTATTCGACGCCCTTCATGTTCCTGTTCATCGTCGACGCCTTCCGCGCCATGGATCCGGCGCTCGAGGAATCGAGCCGCATGTCGGGCGCGAGCCGCTGGCAGACCTTCTGGCGCATCACCTTCGGCCTGATGCTGCCGGTGACGACCAGCGCCTTCATCCTGAGCTTCATCCGCGGCATCGAGTCCTTCGAATCGCCGGTGTTCTTCGGCACCCCCGCCGGCATCACCGTGATCACGACGGAGATCTATGACGCCATCACCCAACGCGCGCAGCCTGACTACCAGTCGGCCACGGCGCTTTCCTTCGCCGCGCTCGGGCTGATGTTCCTGCTGCTGCTGGGGCAGAGCCGGCTGCTCGGCGGGCGCAGCTTCGCCACCGTCACCGGCAAGGGCTATGCGCCCAACGTCACGCGGCTGGGCTGGATGCGCTGGGTGACCTTCGGCATCTGCGTGCTGTTCTTCCTGCTGACCGTGGCGCTGCCGGTCGGCCAGCTGATCCTCAGCTCGTTCTTCCGGTTCTTCGGCTTCTACCAGGCCGACATGCTCACCTTCGACCACTACCGCAGCGTCTGGGGCAACGAGACCTTCTGGCGCGCCATGGGCAACACCCTGCTGCTGGGCTTCCTCGGCGCCACCGCGACCATGACCCTGGGCGGCATCGTCGCCTATGTCACCACGCGCACGAAGTGGCGCGGCAGAAGGCTGATCGACGCGCTGGCCTGGCTGCCGTGGATGATGCCGGGCATGGTGCTGGGCATCGGCTTCCTGTGGGGCTTCGCCACGCTGCCGCACGGCATCCCGATCTACGGCACCCTGCTGGCGCTGCTGCTGGCCTATGTCGCGCTGGGCACGCCGATCGCCGTCCGGGTGACCTCGGCGGCCTACCAGCAGATCGCCACCGACATCGAGGAATGCTCGCGCGTGCACGGCGCGAACTGGTGGCAGACGCTCGGGCGCATCCTCGTGGCGCTCGCCTGGCCGGCCTTCGCCGTCGGCTGGGTGCTGATCTTCTTCGGCATCATGCGCGAGCTTTCCGCCTCGATCCTGCTCTACGCGCCGGGCACCGAGGTGCTCTCGGTGGTGATGCTGAAGATGTGGGTCGGCGGCAAGCCGGAGGAGGTCAGCGTCATCGGCCTGGTGATGCTGGTGATGGTCGTGGTGTTCCGCTGGGTTCAGCTCAAGGTGATCAAGAAGCGCATCAGTACGCTCTAG
- a CDS encoding Rieske 2Fe-2S domain-containing protein, which yields MLSVSDNELLTRVGPGTPMGNLMREYWIPACLSSELKSDGEPMRLLLLGEQLIAFRDTDGRVGIMEHRCPHRCASLFFGRNEEGGLRCVYHGWKFDVEGNCLDMPNVPPAQDFKDRIKAKAYKVVEKNGIVWTYMGKRQSAPPPMYSIEILALSDEERFTRVHQRECNWFQSLEGDIDTSHFGFLHIGGLKMEDVDPKTIHKWGVGDRAPDYKSTETEWGTMYAAYRPAEPGSYYYRFAHFLFPFITFTPNGSFEDQIACTFNVPMDDTHTMTYNLAWKKKTRPLETLANGDWIPGLAPDAKYLPNTTDWYGRHRLEARRDNDYFIDREMQKHVNYTGIQGIGRQDQAAVECMGEIVDRSLEHLAPSDRMIMITRRRLIAAAEALRDKGEAPATVDNPDLCRRARGGAFVAPASKDWLAAYADHLQTADSPLGLLNRLPMAAE from the coding sequence ATGCTTTCTGTGTCCGATAATGAGCTTCTGACGCGCGTTGGACCAGGCACGCCGATGGGCAACCTGATGCGCGAATACTGGATTCCGGCCTGCCTGTCGTCGGAGCTGAAGTCCGACGGCGAGCCGATGCGCCTGTTGCTGCTCGGTGAGCAGCTCATCGCCTTCCGCGACACCGATGGCCGCGTCGGCATCATGGAGCATCGTTGCCCGCATCGCTGCGCATCGCTGTTCTTCGGACGCAACGAAGAAGGCGGGCTGCGCTGCGTCTACCACGGCTGGAAGTTCGACGTCGAAGGCAACTGCCTGGACATGCCCAACGTGCCGCCGGCGCAGGACTTCAAGGACCGCATCAAGGCCAAGGCCTACAAGGTCGTGGAGAAGAACGGCATCGTCTGGACATACATGGGCAAGCGCCAGTCGGCGCCGCCGCCGATGTACAGCATCGAGATCCTGGCGCTCTCCGACGAGGAGCGCTTCACCCGCGTGCACCAGCGCGAGTGCAACTGGTTCCAGTCGCTCGAAGGTGACATCGACACCTCGCATTTCGGCTTCCTGCATATCGGCGGGCTGAAGATGGAGGACGTCGATCCCAAGACCATCCACAAATGGGGCGTCGGCGATCGCGCGCCCGACTACAAGTCGACCGAGACCGAGTGGGGCACGATGTACGCCGCCTACCGTCCGGCCGAGCCCGGCTCCTACTATTACCGCTTCGCCCACTTCCTCTTCCCGTTCATCACCTTCACGCCCAACGGCTCGTTCGAGGACCAGATCGCCTGCACCTTCAACGTGCCGATGGATGACACGCACACGATGACCTACAATCTGGCCTGGAAGAAGAAGACCAGGCCGCTGGAGACGCTCGCCAACGGCGACTGGATCCCGGGCCTCGCGCCGGATGCGAAGTACCTGCCCAACACCACCGACTGGTACGGGCGCCATCGCCTGGAGGCGCGGCGCGACAACGACTATTTCATTGATCGCGAGATGCAGAAGCACGTGAACTACACGGGCATCCAGGGCATCGGCCGGCAGGACCAGGCGGCGGTGGAGTGCATGGGCGAGATCGTCGATCGCTCGCTCGAGCATCTGGCGCCCTCGGACCGCATGATCATGATCACGCGGCGCCGGCTGATCGCCGCGGCCGAGGCGCTGCGCGACAAGGGTGAGGCTCCGGCCACCGTCGACAATCCCGACCTCTGTCGCCGCGCGCGCGGCGGTGCTTTCGTGGCGCCGGCCAGCAAGGACTGGCTCGCCGCCTACGCCGATCACCTGCAGACCGCGGACAGCCCGCTCGGCCTGCTCAACCGCCTGCCGATGGCCGCAGAGTAG
- a CDS encoding tetratricopeptide repeat protein produces MDDYYDLGTYSRPVTTRSPQAQVWFDRGLNWLFGFNHAEAIKCFGLALQHDPDCAMAHWGVAYAAGPNYNLPWHLYDPQGKAQALATAYDAMQRALTAAPGATPVEQALIRALPQRYPQREAIEDQSAWDKAFTVEMRKVYATFRGDLDVASVFAESIMNETPWQMWDLTTGGVAKDAGTAEAVELLEGLFRDAPLSWNHPGLLHLYVHLMEMSPFPQRALRAGDRLRELVPDAGHLVHMPTHIDVLCGNYRDVVVYNQKAVAVDRKYLARDGAMNVYSLYRTHDHHFVIYGAMFLGQYTPAIEAAQELIDTTPEDLLRIPSPPMADFIEGYLSMKQHVLIRFGKWREIIAQEMPKDPALYCSTTAMMLYAKGIAHSVLGEIAEAEKMRTAFRAACARVPETRRVHNNRVIDLLAIADEMLIGELEYRRGNFDLAFAHLRRSVELDDALPYDEPWGWMQPARHALGALLLEQGHLAEAEAVYRSDLGFDGTLSRACQHPDNVWSLHGLHECLTRRGDAVEAPLIKARLDLALARAEVPVRASCLCRRQAA; encoded by the coding sequence ATGGACGACTACTACGATCTCGGCACCTACTCCCGGCCTGTCACGACGCGATCGCCGCAGGCGCAGGTGTGGTTCGATCGCGGACTGAACTGGCTGTTCGGCTTCAACCATGCCGAGGCGATCAAGTGCTTCGGCCTGGCGCTGCAGCACGATCCGGATTGCGCCATGGCGCATTGGGGCGTCGCCTATGCCGCCGGCCCCAACTACAACCTGCCCTGGCACCTCTACGATCCCCAGGGCAAGGCGCAGGCGCTGGCCACGGCCTACGACGCCATGCAGCGCGCGCTGACGGCGGCGCCGGGTGCGACGCCGGTCGAGCAGGCACTGATCAGGGCGCTGCCGCAGCGCTATCCGCAGCGCGAGGCGATCGAGGATCAGTCGGCCTGGGACAAGGCTTTCACCGTGGAGATGCGCAAGGTCTACGCAACCTTCCGCGGCGATCTCGACGTCGCCTCGGTGTTCGCCGAGTCGATCATGAACGAGACGCCGTGGCAGATGTGGGATCTCACGACGGGCGGCGTCGCCAAGGATGCCGGCACGGCCGAGGCGGTCGAGCTTCTCGAGGGCCTGTTCCGCGACGCGCCCCTGTCTTGGAACCATCCCGGCCTGCTGCACCTCTACGTCCACCTGATGGAGATGTCGCCCTTCCCGCAGCGCGCGCTGCGGGCCGGCGATCGGCTGCGCGAACTCGTGCCCGATGCCGGCCACCTCGTGCACATGCCCACGCATATCGACGTGCTGTGCGGCAACTACCGCGACGTCGTGGTCTACAACCAGAAGGCCGTCGCGGTCGACCGCAAGTACCTGGCGCGCGACGGCGCGATGAACGTCTATTCGCTCTATCGCACGCACGACCATCACTTCGTGATCTACGGCGCGATGTTCCTCGGCCAGTACACGCCGGCGATCGAAGCGGCGCAGGAGCTGATCGACACCACGCCCGAGGATCTGCTGCGCATCCCTTCGCCGCCGATGGCCGATTTCATCGAGGGCTACCTGTCGATGAAGCAGCACGTGCTGATCCGCTTCGGCAAGTGGCGCGAGATCATCGCCCAGGAGATGCCGAAGGACCCGGCGCTGTACTGCTCGACCACGGCGATGATGCTCTACGCCAAGGGCATCGCCCATTCGGTGCTGGGCGAGATCGCCGAGGCCGAGAAGATGCGCACCGCCTTCCGCGCCGCCTGCGCACGCGTGCCCGAGACCCGGCGCGTGCACAACAACCGGGTGATCGACCTGCTGGCGATCGCCGACGAGATGCTGATCGGCGAGCTGGAGTATCGTCGCGGCAATTTCGATCTGGCCTTCGCGCATCTGCGCCGCTCGGTCGAGCTCGACGACGCGCTGCCCTACGACGAGCCGTGGGGCTGGATGCAGCCGGCGCGCCACGCGCTGGGCGCGCTGCTGCTCGAGCAGGGTCATCTCGCCGAGGCCGAGGCGGTCTATCGCTCCGACCTCGGCTTCGACGGCACGCTCAGCCGCGCCTGCCAGCATCCCGACAACGTCTGGAGCCTGCACGGCCTGCACGAATGCCTGACGCGCCGCGGCGATGCCGTCGAGGCGCCGCTGATCAAGGCGCGGCTCGACCTGGCGCTGGCCCGCGCCGAGGTGCCGGTGCGCGCCTCGTGCCTGTGTCGGAGACAGGCGGCGTGA
- a CDS encoding PAS domain S-box protein yields the protein MGGRGSSGVIQRSEEQRFRAVIETAVDGVILIDAAGLILVFNPACERLFGYRADEVIGRNVKLLMPAPYRDEHDAYIANYKRTGIAKIIGIGREVVGRRKDGTTFPMGLSVGETGDERGPSGFVGIIRDLSEMERTQRAALASAARLKAVIDTAVDGVILIDGKGTVLMLNPACERLFGYDAQEVIGRNVKVLMPEPYRSEHDAYLRNYRETGQAQIIGIGREVVGRRKDGTTFPMDLSVGEVKEEGGGSSFVGIIHDLSDRKRTEEQLVQAQKMETVGQLSGGLAHDFNNLLTVIVGNADTLSEALKARPDLRELAEMIAGAAERGAELTNRLLAFSRRQVLQPVAFEPNALVGSMARLIRRTLREDIEVTTALAPALPQAFADRAQLESAMLNLAINAQDAMPDGGQLTITTALAELDEAYLQDHPEVRADTYVVIAVTDNGQGMSPEVRDHAFEPFFTTKEVGKGSGLGLSMVYGFVKQSNGHVSIYSEVGLGTTIRLYLPMDPAARAVTAAQPPATEAVERGRERVLVVEDDPHVRAYAISCLQSLGYHVTSAESGREAERLLMQGAAIDLVFSDVVMPGGMSGWDLAQRARALRPGMKVLLTSGHPLETLHTHSRAVSSESILNKPYRKAELARRIRAVLEAP from the coding sequence TTGGGGGGTCGGGGGAGCAGTGGGGTGATTCAACGCAGCGAAGAGCAGCGGTTTCGCGCTGTCATAGAGACTGCCGTCGACGGAGTGATCCTGATCGACGCCGCCGGCCTGATCCTGGTGTTCAACCCGGCCTGCGAGCGGCTGTTCGGCTATCGCGCCGACGAGGTGATCGGCCGCAACGTGAAGCTCTTGATGCCGGCGCCCTATCGTGACGAGCACGACGCCTACATCGCCAACTACAAGCGTACCGGCATTGCCAAGATCATCGGCATCGGCCGCGAGGTGGTGGGCCGGCGCAAGGACGGCACGACCTTCCCCATGGGCCTGTCGGTCGGCGAGACCGGCGACGAGCGCGGCCCGTCGGGCTTCGTCGGCATCATCCGCGACCTCAGCGAGATGGAGCGCACGCAGCGAGCGGCGCTGGCCAGCGCCGCGCGGCTCAAGGCGGTGATCGACACCGCCGTCGACGGCGTCATCCTGATCGACGGGAAGGGCACGGTGCTGATGCTCAATCCCGCCTGCGAGCGGCTGTTCGGCTACGACGCCCAGGAGGTGATCGGCCGCAACGTGAAGGTCCTGATGCCCGAGCCCTATCGCTCGGAGCACGACGCCTATTTGCGCAACTACCGCGAGACCGGCCAGGCGCAGATCATCGGCATCGGCCGCGAGGTGGTGGGAAGGCGCAAGGACGGCACGACCTTCCCGATGGATCTGTCGGTCGGTGAGGTGAAGGAGGAGGGCGGCGGCTCGTCCTTCGTCGGCATCATCCACGACCTGAGCGACCGCAAGCGCACCGAGGAGCAGCTCGTCCAGGCGCAGAAGATGGAGACCGTCGGCCAGCTCTCCGGCGGCCTGGCGCACGACTTCAACAACCTGCTGACCGTGATCGTCGGCAACGCCGACACGCTGTCGGAGGCGCTCAAGGCGCGACCCGATCTGCGCGAGCTCGCCGAGATGATCGCCGGCGCCGCCGAGCGCGGCGCGGAGCTCACCAACCGACTGCTGGCCTTCAGCCGCCGCCAGGTGCTGCAGCCGGTGGCCTTCGAGCCCAACGCGCTGGTCGGGAGCATGGCGCGCCTGATCCGCCGCACCCTGCGCGAGGACATCGAGGTGACGACGGCGCTGGCACCGGCGCTGCCGCAGGCCTTCGCCGATCGCGCGCAGCTCGAATCGGCGATGCTCAACCTCGCGATCAACGCCCAGGACGCGATGCCCGACGGCGGCCAGCTCACCATCACCACGGCGCTGGCCGAGCTCGACGAGGCCTACCTGCAGGACCATCCCGAGGTGCGGGCCGACACCTACGTGGTGATCGCCGTCACCGACAACGGCCAGGGCATGTCGCCCGAGGTGCGCGACCACGCCTTTGAGCCGTTCTTCACCACCAAGGAGGTCGGCAAGGGCAGCGGCCTGGGGCTCAGCATGGTCTACGGCTTCGTCAAGCAGTCCAACGGCCATGTCAGCATCTACAGCGAGGTCGGGCTGGGCACGACGATCCGGCTCTATTTGCCGATGGATCCTGCCGCGCGCGCCGTCACCGCCGCCCAGCCGCCGGCGACCGAAGCCGTCGAGCGCGGCCGCGAGCGGGTGCTGGTCGTCGAGGACGACCCGCATGTGCGCGCCTATGCGATCTCCTGCCTGCAGAGCCTGGGCTACCACGTCACTTCGGCCGAGAGCGGGCGCGAGGCGGAGCGCCTGCTGATGCAGGGCGCGGCCATCGACCTGGTGTTCAGCGATGTGGTGATGCCCGGCGGCATGAGCGGCTGGGACCTCGCCCAGCGCGCCCGTGCGCTGCGGCCCGGCATGAAGGTGCTGCTGACCTCGGGCCATCCGCTGGAGACGCTGCACACCCACAGCCGCGCCGTGTCCAGCGAGTCGATCCTCAACAAGCCCTACCGCAAGGCCGAGCTCGCCCGCCGCATCCGCGCCGTGCTCGAAGCGCCGTGA
- a CDS encoding SDR family oxidoreductase, protein MRFQNKVALITAAANGIGRATASIMVREGATVVAVDNNQARLDEAVPALTQDAGRNGRVDGRLVDALSQEQVDALIADVERAHGRIDILVNAVGGSTVIERPTATTEQLTLAEWQRLIAFNLDGTFLVTHAVIPVMKRQRGGKIVNLASIAGRGLSFNSSSAYAAAKGGIIAFTRKLAHELGPDGINVNAIAPSVTLTERIRPHWEKRSQAAQAEEIERTPLRRVAEAVDQANVICFLASCDADFVTGITIDVTGGV, encoded by the coding sequence ATGCGGTTCCAGAACAAGGTGGCGCTGATCACGGCGGCGGCCAACGGCATCGGCCGCGCCACGGCGAGCATCATGGTGCGCGAGGGCGCCACCGTGGTCGCCGTCGACAACAACCAGGCCAGGCTCGACGAGGCGGTGCCGGCGCTGACGCAGGATGCCGGCCGCAACGGCAGGGTCGACGGCCGGTTGGTCGACGCGCTCAGCCAGGAGCAGGTCGACGCGCTCATTGCCGATGTCGAGCGCGCGCATGGCCGCATCGACATCCTGGTCAACGCGGTGGGCGGCAGCACGGTGATCGAGCGGCCGACCGCGACCACCGAGCAGCTCACGCTTGCCGAGTGGCAGAGGCTGATCGCCTTCAACCTCGACGGCACGTTCCTGGTGACGCACGCGGTGATCCCGGTGATGAAGCGCCAGCGCGGCGGCAAGATCGTCAACCTCGCCTCGATCGCCGGCCGGGGCCTGAGCTTCAACAGCTCCAGCGCCTACGCGGCGGCCAAGGGCGGCATCATCGCCTTCACCCGCAAGCTGGCCCACGAACTGGGCCCCGACGGCATCAACGTCAACGCCATCGCGCCTTCGGTCACGCTCACCGAGCGCATCCGCCCGCACTGGGAGAAGCGCTCGCAGGCCGCCCAGGCCGAGGAGATCGAGCGTACGCCCCTGCGCCGCGTCGCCGAGGCGGTCGACCAGGCCAACGTGATCTGCTTCCTCGCCTCGTGCGACGCCGACTTCGTCACCGGCATCACAATCGACGTGACGGGTGGCGTATAG
- a CDS encoding tripartite tricarboxylate transporter substrate binding protein produces the protein MRTLVRVLLAALLLAPAPAFAQGAWPQKQVRIVVPFPPGGSNDTLCRIVAEKLSASWNQPVVIDNKAGAGGNVGADIVFRADPDGYTLFCSAPGPLTINHNLYKALPYDWAKFVPITVLAQVPNVISAKIGLQADTAAELIAYGKANPGKLQYASQGNGSTSHLSAEMLATMAGFTMQHVPYRGEGPALVDLVAGRVDIYLGNIAGALRFRQSKQLKFLAVTSRTRSPVATDVPSAVEIGLPDLVATAWFALVAPPGTPDGIIQATNKAVAAALAAPELRDRFLLQGAEPVGRSSADTAAFFKEEEARWRAVIRSANVKLE, from the coding sequence ATGAGGACACTGGTGCGCGTTCTGCTCGCGGCTCTTCTGCTCGCGCCTGCGCCCGCCTTCGCACAGGGGGCCTGGCCACAGAAGCAGGTGCGCATCGTCGTGCCCTTCCCGCCCGGCGGCTCCAACGACACGCTCTGCCGCATCGTCGCCGAGAAGCTGTCGGCTTCGTGGAACCAGCCGGTGGTGATCGACAACAAGGCGGGCGCCGGCGGCAATGTCGGCGCCGACATCGTCTTCCGCGCCGATCCCGACGGCTACACGCTGTTCTGCAGCGCGCCCGGACCGCTCACCATCAACCACAACCTCTACAAGGCGCTGCCCTACGACTGGGCGAAGTTCGTGCCGATCACCGTGCTGGCCCAGGTTCCCAACGTGATCTCCGCCAAGATCGGGCTTCAGGCCGACACCGCCGCCGAGCTGATCGCCTATGGCAAGGCCAACCCGGGCAAGCTGCAATACGCTTCGCAGGGCAACGGCTCGACCTCGCACCTCTCGGCCGAGATGCTGGCCACCATGGCCGGCTTCACCATGCAGCACGTACCCTACCGCGGCGAGGGACCCGCGTTGGTCGACCTCGTCGCCGGCCGCGTCGACATCTATCTCGGCAACATCGCCGGCGCGCTGCGCTTCCGGCAGAGCAAGCAGCTGAAGTTCCTTGCCGTCACCAGTCGCACGCGCAGCCCGGTAGCGACCGACGTGCCCAGCGCCGTCGAGATCGGGCTGCCTGACCTCGTCGCCACCGCCTGGTTCGCGCTCGTGGCACCACCGGGCACGCCGGACGGGATCATCCAGGCCACCAACAAAGCGGTCGCCGCCGCGCTCGCCGCACCTGAACTGCGCGACAGGTTCCTGCTGCAGGGCGCCGAGCCGGTCGGCCGCTCCAGCGCCGACACCGCCGCGTTCTTCAAGGAGGAGGAAGCCCGCTGGCGCGCGGTGATCCGTTCGGCCAACGTGAAGCTGGAGTAG
- a CDS encoding SDR family oxidoreductase, producing MASRVLILGVTGFIGSALAQRLLAAGIAVRGVSRRKPPAPIEHVAMDLAAMTDAAAWSAHLQGVDAVINCAGLLQDAPGERVSHVQRDAPAALFDACEAAGVRRVIQVSAIGVGRADDTEFARTKHEADLDLRQRGLDWVILRPSVVIGDAAYGGSALLRGLAALPVVPVVKGMPPLQPVLLDDLLSVIERFIDPGTVARVTLDLAGPETWRFEELVAGFRRWMRWPPARVLPLGAGLGALLFRLGDAAALLGWRPAMRTTAGRELRRAALVEASAGLALRGPSAFFAARPASVQERWFARLFFVKPVLIAALAVFWFATGVICLGPGWRAGLAMMEAAGLAPTPAMLAVAGGALADMAVGIAIAFRRSARLGLCAALAVTLGYAALGTWLLPRLWADPMGALLKIIPIVALHLAALAIVEDR from the coding sequence ATGGCATCGCGTGTCCTGATCCTGGGCGTCACGGGCTTCATCGGCTCGGCGCTGGCGCAGCGGCTGCTCGCGGCGGGCATCGCGGTGCGTGGCGTGTCGCGTCGCAAGCCGCCGGCGCCGATCGAGCACGTCGCGATGGATCTCGCCGCGATGACCGACGCCGCCGCCTGGAGCGCCCATCTCCAGGGCGTCGACGCGGTGATCAACTGCGCCGGCCTGCTGCAGGACGCGCCGGGCGAGCGCGTCTCGCACGTGCAGCGCGACGCCCCCGCCGCGCTGTTCGACGCCTGCGAGGCCGCCGGTGTGCGCCGCGTGATCCAGGTCTCCGCCATCGGCGTCGGGCGCGCGGACGACACGGAGTTCGCGCGCACCAAGCACGAGGCCGATCTCGACCTGCGCCAGCGCGGCCTCGACTGGGTGATCCTGCGCCCGTCGGTCGTGATCGGCGACGCCGCCTATGGCGGCAGCGCCTTGCTGCGCGGGCTCGCCGCCCTGCCGGTCGTGCCGGTGGTGAAGGGCATGCCGCCGTTGCAGCCGGTGCTGCTCGACGATCTGCTGTCCGTCATTGAGCGCTTCATCGATCCGGGCACGGTCGCGCGCGTCACGCTCGACCTGGCCGGGCCCGAGACCTGGCGCTTCGAGGAGCTGGTCGCGGGCTTCCGCCGCTGGATGCGCTGGCCGCCGGCCCGCGTGCTGCCATTGGGTGCGGGACTCGGCGCGCTGCTGTTCAGGCTGGGCGACGCCGCCGCGCTGCTCGGCTGGCGGCCGGCGATGCGCACGACGGCCGGCCGCGAGCTGCGCCGTGCCGCGCTGGTCGAAGCATCAGCGGGCCTCGCACTGCGCGGCCCCTCGGCGTTCTTCGCCGCGCGGCCGGCCTCGGTGCAGGAGCGCTGGTTCGCGCGGCTGTTCTTCGTCAAGCCGGTGCTGATCGCCGCGCTGGCCGTCTTCTGGTTCGCCACCGGCGTGATCTGCCTCGGTCCGGGCTGGCGCGCCGGGCTGGCGATGATGGAGGCGGCGGGCCTGGCGCCCACGCCGGCGATGCTCGCCGTCGCCGGCGGCGCGCTCGCCGACATGGCGGTGGGCATCGCCATCGCCTTCCGCCGCAGCGCGCGCCTGGGCCTCTGCGCCGCGCTCGCCGTCACCCTGGGCTACGCCGCGCTCGGCACCTGGCTGCTGCCGCGCCTGTGGGCCGACCCGATGGGCGCGCTGCTGAAGATCATCCCCATCGTCGCCCTGCATCTCGCCGCGCTGGCGATCGTCGAGGACCGATGA
- a CDS encoding DUF2269 domain-containing protein: MTLYLALKYLHIVGAAVLLGTGAGIAFFMLLAHRTGEPRTVAAVARMVVIADFVFTASAVVVQPVTGLLLMDQLGIPFDEGWIVLSLILYVVTGAFWLPVVWMQMRMRDLAREAAWRGGALPLSYHRLFRAWFWSGFPAFAAVMAIIWLMIAKPAIGF; encoded by the coding sequence ATGACGCTCTACCTCGCGCTCAAGTACCTGCACATCGTCGGCGCCGCGGTGCTGCTGGGCACCGGCGCCGGCATCGCCTTCTTCATGCTGCTGGCGCACCGCACCGGCGAGCCGCGTACGGTGGCGGCGGTGGCGCGCATGGTGGTGATCGCCGACTTCGTGTTCACCGCCAGCGCCGTCGTCGTGCAGCCGGTCACCGGCTTGCTGCTGATGGACCAGCTCGGCATTCCGTTCGACGAAGGCTGGATCGTGCTGTCGCTGATCCTCTATGTCGTGACCGGCGCCTTCTGGCTGCCGGTTGTGTGGATGCAGATGCGCATGCGCGACCTCGCGCGCGAGGCGGCTTGGCGCGGCGGCGCCCTGCCGCTCTCCTACCACCGCCTGTTCCGCGCCTGGTTCTGGAGCGGCTTCCCCGCCTTCGCCGCCGTGATGGCGATCATCTGGCTGATGATCGCCAAGCCGGCAATCGGCTTCTGA